The nucleotide sequence CTGATCGCATCCAGGGCGCAGATTTTACCGTACTGCAGGCTGACGTCATGCAGCTGCGCGACGGTCGCCGCGACCGCGCTCACTGCGGAACCTTGATCGCCAGTTCTTCAGGCCATTCGACCTGTGGGTCGAGGCGCAGGTAAGCCACGCCGGGAACGCCAGTTTTAACTTGCTTGAGGTGGCGCTGCAGCAGTTCTGGATCAAGCCGTGCTTTAACCCGGAACATCAGTTTTTCCCGCTCGCTGGCGGTTTCCACCGTTTTAGGGGTGAACTGGGCGACGCTGGCGACATAACTGACCTGCGCTGGAATTACATACTGCGATATGGCGTCTATCACCAAGCGCACTTCAGCGCCTAAGGCGACTCGGCCGGCCTGCTGCTCGGGCAGGAAGAAGGTCATGTACACATCGCTCAGGTCGACCAGGTTAAGCACCTTGCCGCCCGCGCCGATCACCTCGCCGGGCTCGGCAATGCGGTATTGCACACGGCCACCGCGTGGCGCTTTGAGCTGGCTGTCCTCAATATCAATCTGCAAACGGGCAACGCTGGCTTGGGTGGCTTCCACGGCAGACTGCGCCTCGATCACCTGTGATTGTGCAGCAGCGATGCCTGCTTCAGCCGAGATCACTTGCGATTGAGCAGCGGCCAGGGCGGCCTGAGTGCTTTGCAGGCGGGCGAGGTCATCGTCCAGCTGCTGCTGGGCCATGGCATTGCGTTTAACTAGGATGGCGCTGCGGGCGTGGCGCTTTTGCGCCGCGCTGACCTCTGCCTGACGCTGGCGGACAATTGCTTGCGCCGTGATTTTCTCACTCTCGCGCAGGCGCACTTGGGCGCTGGCGGTGAGCTGACTGTTCTGCGCTTGGCGCATTTGTGCCTGCGCTTGGGCGAGTTGCGCTTCAAGCACCTGCGTGTCCATGCGGGCAATGATCTGCCCCTGCTGGACGAATTGGCCTTCCTCGGCCTCGATACTGGCGATGCGTCCGGGCAACTTGCTGGCTACATCGACGTCGGTCGCCTCAATTCGGCCGTTGCCGCTGGCAAAGCCTTCGGCCAAACCCGTGGGGCGCAGTTCGTACCAGAGCAAGCCGGCGATGATTGCCAAGGTGGCAACACCGAGGGTGGGGTAAAGCCACTTGTTGCTCATTAGCAGTTCATCCATGGGCACAGAGACGGAGATGTCGGTGAGCGATCTATACGCTACAGGGTGTGTGGCAGTCGACGTTGGCGGGCGGGTCAGGCGACGCCATTGTGCTGCCTGACCGGGCGGAGGCTGTTGATGTGGGTCAAGAGGCTCTGCCGTTATGAGCGTTTACTGGGCGCATGCCTTTGACAGCATGGCTCGCTAGAAGTTAGCCGCCCCGATTCAGTGCGCGGCGCATTAGCGCAAGGCAAGGATCGCGTTCCAGTGCTCAGCGCTTACCGGCATGACCGAGAGGCGGCTGCCTTTTTGTACCAGTGGTAAATCCACCAAGGCACTTTGGCTTTTCAGCTGCGCCAGAGGAATGATGCGTTTGAACGCTTCGGCAAACGCCACATCGACTGCACTCCACGGGTTTTTGTCGGCACTGGCCTTGGCGTCGAAATAGTGGCTGTCAGGCGCAAGCGCCGTGGGGTCGGGGTATTGTGGCGTGGTAATACGGCCAATGCCGGCAATTCCTGGCTCGGGGCAACTGGAGTGGTAAAAGAAAAATAAATCCCCGGCTTGCATGCTGCGCAGGAAGTTTCGCGCTTGGTAATTGCGCACGCCATCCCAGCGGGTTTGCTCAAGACGTTGCAGGTCGCGGATCGATAGCTCGTCGGGTTCCGACTTCATTAACCAATAAGGCATGAACTTTGCTCTTGGGTTCTGGTCCTTTGCCGGGCTTCGCTCGTCTGCGCCGTTTTGCTATGCAACTGCATGGGCAAATGGGCTGTGCGGACGGCCGCCGTTGCTGGACCTATAACAATAATTGCCGCGGATACACCGCGCGCTATGCCTTGAAGGGGGAGGCATTCGATGAAACGTAAACCTGATGTGTTGTGGGTATTGGTGATTCTGTTCAGCTTGGGCATGGTAACCACTGGTTACACCCAGAGCCTGTGGGACCGCCAACCCGTGCCGGTTACGCAGCCGAACGTGGCGCGCTGAACCGGCGCTGTACCGCAGGGACGCGGTGCCTTCTTCGCGGGTTAATACCACGCCTTATTGGTCACGGTGCCTTGCAGGGGTACATCCCAACGGGCCATGTTCAGTTTTTCAACCTGCTGACATTCATGGGCCAGGCCCAGCAG is from Pseudomonas sp. TMP9 and encodes:
- a CDS encoding HlyD family efflux transporter periplasmic adaptor subunit — translated: MSNKWLYPTLGVATLAIIAGLLWYELRPTGLAEGFASGNGRIEATDVDVASKLPGRIASIEAEEGQFVQQGQIIARMDTQVLEAQLAQAQAQMRQAQNSQLTASAQVRLRESEKITAQAIVRQRQAEVSAAQKRHARSAILVKRNAMAQQQLDDDLARLQSTQAALAAAQSQVISAEAGIAAAQSQVIEAQSAVEATQASVARLQIDIEDSQLKAPRGGRVQYRIAEPGEVIGAGGKVLNLVDLSDVYMTFFLPEQQAGRVALGAEVRLVIDAISQYVIPAQVSYVASVAQFTPKTVETASEREKLMFRVKARLDPELLQRHLKQVKTGVPGVAYLRLDPQVEWPEELAIKVPQ
- a CDS encoding EVE domain-containing protein — its product is MPYWLMKSEPDELSIRDLQRLEQTRWDGVRNYQARNFLRSMQAGDLFFFYHSSCPEPGIAGIGRITTPQYPDPTALAPDSHYFDAKASADKNPWSAVDVAFAEAFKRIIPLAQLKSQSALVDLPLVQKGSRLSVMPVSAEHWNAILALR